The Epinephelus fuscoguttatus linkage group LG7, E.fuscoguttatus.final_Chr_v1 DNA window GCTCACCTATGCATAATGCACCTGTCTTTTCTATAACCGTTGTCTTATCTCTGCAAATGTCTTTTTAAGATTACTTTTTTGTCCTTAAGTGAACACTGGAGTGTAACACAATAAATTGTTGTCACAGCCTCTTTATCCTTTTTATCTGTAAATAAAGCGGATTTGCTGCCTCTCtctgaaaataaagacaattacACAAGCTCATGATTTTCATAAAACTTTAATTCAATTGTTTCATTCAAGACCATTAACAAAAGTACATGAGAACCTCTGTTTGTGGTTCAACTGAAACCCGGTGATCTCCaaagttgaaattaatttaGACTGTAACTTAATGTGCAGAGGCACAACAGCTCACCCATCATGTCTCTGGCACACAACAACTTGTATCCTGATtcataatgcttttttttttttttttaactgaattgctaacattacctttctcctttttttaagttaagtttTTGTTATATCTGAAGTTTCAATGAACTTTCACTAAGCAAAAAAAGCACacattacatacagtatagTTCAACCCACAGGTTTGGGATGCATATCAGTATTATTTCTACTAGAAAAGAAAGCCACCCTAAGATTGTTCTGAATGTTTTGGCGGTTGGCTGGGAACAGAGGTTACAtctaattttttcttttttttttttttcattattttgcttGTAGTTTTTAGGCACCTTATTCTTACTTAATTCATTAGCAGATTGAGtttcaatggaaaaaaaagcaaaaatatgtgcaagaaaaaaaaaaaaacatagtataAAAGAACTGCAGATATAAGATGCCACAAGGAATTCTGCACCTGGGAAAAATTGCTTAAGTGGAGCATGTGAATACCGAAAAGGTATCTAAAGGCTCCAGATTGGTAAAAGTAAATCCCATTAGATTAACTACTTTGACATTCacatacatcacacacacacacacacactcactcgcgcacacacatacacacacacaccatgcttTCACTTCAGCTCTTCAATAAAGCGTTTTAAAAACTGCTCAAAAAAAACGAGCAGAGAAGAATCCTCAGTTTAAGCTCGCACATGAGAAATATGATCCTCCTTATGGAGGGAACTTTGCTTTGCTTTATGCGTTTTGTAGGAAAGCATACAGTAGTGGAAACCCGACAATGAAACCATTTTGAGTTTCCATGGGTAAAGGAGcaaaaatatgagaaaaaaaatggagcAGATGCTCAAAGACATGCAAACATTCACACTCATTCACCCAGGCAAACTACTGGACAGATTACAGGTGCAGAATTCCAGACAAAGCAGATTCAAAAAGATAGGGACATAGACAGCCACACAGTCATCACTCTGATTTAGAGGGACAAGACCCTCAGAAACAAATAACCTCCGTTACACACTATAATCACTTCTAGGATAcgtcacacacgcacacactcagagACCCCATGTAGACTGCAGTGTGGAACTCTGTATCAAGTACATCATACATGGGAGGCAGGGAACTGTGGAATGAGAAAAGTTCCCTCGAAGGTATCGATGGGGACGAGGATTACACATGCCGattactgtatgtgtgcgtatgtttTCTGTATGAGTTTGTGTGTACAAGCATGTGTCAAATCAAATTCCCTTATCCCCTGCTGTTGCCCTTTGGGACAGCATCCCACCAGCACCAAACAGGGCGGGCTCTGTATTGCTCAGTCAATGACGCCGGGCTGGCGAGTCTTGCGCTCCACATTGAAGCCCTGTAAAGAAGAGGATGGATGAAATTAATGTTGTAACCAACATAAATGAAGAACTACTACCTTTATTTTTTCCAGGTACTCAATTGTAATTATTATGTTATAGTCAGAATATAATACAGTGAATAGTCCTGACTTCCACCAGAAATGTTTTCTTGACAACTTCGTATTTACAGTAGGGATGTCAGTTCTAGTTAATTTTGCTTAATAGCTCCACACGCATTAACCGCTAACTAACCATGTTAACATGaggaaacatagtgcccactgcACACCCTCCAGTCTGGTTAGCTGACTTTGGCCGTTCTGCACTGCTCACCATCCAAAAGGGGTGGGAGTTAGCAGCACTGATATTGCTGCAAAAACATGATGGCCACCCTATGGTCTGCCCCAGGTAGCCCCAGTGAgtaagtggcttcattttgagcaaCAAAatccctttagcattgttagcgCCACTaactgtgctgacactgctaatggtgctaacagagctgaCAATAATAATTAACAATGTGAAATGGGGATTGAGGCTCATAAATGAGTCACATACCCACTGGAGTGACCTGaggggagaccagagggtgggcacagtgtttccacagcaacaatGTTTGGTCAGGATAGTGTTACTAGCTGTAGGCACTGCTAGCTGGCTCCCACCATACCTAAGTGGtgcgcagtgcagtaaactgaagtgTAACAAAATTAACCTTTAGACTAACATAAGTGACAAGTCAAAAATATTCCACCAGGTTACCCGATTAATGATAAACTGCTGACATTCCTACTTTACAATATTTGATACAAAAATGAGCTCTGATTTCAAGAGAATTACAATCAGGTCACTGACAAGCAACTTCATTCATATTGCGGACAAAATGTGGCAACAGGCTGGGTTGTACCTTTGAATTGTCAGGACCGCGGGGCTGTCTTACAATCACCAGGCGGGGAGCACTGGCGTCGTCAAGAGTGATGCTCTTCAGTCGGTTAACCAGACGATCTGGACGCGGAGTCACCACTGGTTTAGGCCCCTCGCTGGAAAGCcaagtacaaaaaataattgGTCTCAGTGGTCATTATCTTATGTTACCAAACATACAGGATATTCCCAACAATATAAACCCTAATAATAAATGAACCAAAAGGTAAACCCGGTTCTGGAGTCCTTACCTGACTCTGCGTACGTTGCAGGCACTACATTTTCCTGTGCGTTGATTGAGGACAACTGAGAACTCCACCTCATCCCCGGTCTGGAGCTCAAGGCCATCTTGCACTTCTTTTACATGGAAGAACAGCTTCTTGCTCTCACCAACTTCATATGTGATGAAGCCAAACTGGGGGCAATAAAACAGCAACTTCAGGATTCAACACTGGAAGTCATTCATGCACTCACATAACCTGCGCTGTAGTACCAGCAGCTTCAACATTGAGGTTTTTGATACATGTGATGAAATGAGCATTAATAAAACTTCAATAAACCATCACTACCTGGTCTTTGACACACTCCACCATGGCTCTACGCTGAGGTACCACATAACAGGCCATCTTCTGTCCAGTTTGGGCTACTGTGCAAACCTGGAACTTCACAAGCTCTCCTTTCTGCAGACAATCGGCCTTGTTTGACATACCCATGATTCCAAAGGGATAATTCTGCCCTTTAGTTGCACCTGAACCAATAACAAAGGGAGAAGGAGGTGATACCCTGTTAACCCCAAGAAATAACTCTACTTCAAATGTTGGATTTACAAGTCCCATCATAACTTGACACCAACCTTCCTCTGTGACTTCAATAAGCCCTTGGTATTCTGTCTGGGAGGGGTCCACACTGCGTAAGGGACGGATGACTTTCCCCATCATCACTGTTGCACCAACATCCTCACTGATGCCATTCACTAAAAACAGGAGAACAGTGGACTTCACACACCTTTTGTTTGTAGGCATTCCCACCATCACCGCCGTAAAAGAACACGGTATTACAAATATGAATAATGTCAATTTAAACGTCAAGTTACCTGCAGCCACTTTGGTAACCTTTTCAGCACTGactttgtttccttttccctTAGAGAGCGTGTACTCCACTGTGTCGCCCAGCTCCAAGCTCTCCAAGTCTCCACACATTTCACTGAGGAGAAAATGGATAAACACTGAGACTTGCATTTAAATTTACAGACAGTTAAATGCCATAAACAAGTAAATCAGCAACTAACTCATCCAAAGTCAGCCATTACTTAAACCTTTACCTGTAGTGAAAGAAAATCTCCTGGTCATGATTTGCTGTCTCAATGAAGCCAAAGTTGTCCTTCAGTGTAGCAACAAATCCAAGCAGCCTCTTTGCATTGGAGGCATTACGGTTGAGGACCCTAATGGAGACCGCGCTCTGCTGGCCAGTTCGCTTCACTTCATTGATGGAGAACTCCACCTAGAGGACAACCACAGTAAGTCACTCACAGGGGGTAGACAAACAACACTGTGAGTTTAAAGAATCTAAGGCTATGTTTAGAGTGGAGGCAAACCAGATCTGTTTCTCAAATCAGGTCTTGAAAACAGACTGTGTGCACTGTTATTTACAAGTAATCAGATCTGACTTGTGTGTCCAGACATCACCAACCTATCTGCATGGGTTGCTGTGATAATGACATAGTCATCAGAAACCATTTAGCAGTAATGGGGACGCTGCTTTTTAATGCAGAAGCATGAGAAATGGAGGTCCATCATTTCACCCTTCAAATAATTCTGTTGTCTGTCCATGGACTGTTGTTCCTCATATTGTCCTCTTTAGCATTCTGCTAGTAGCAGCATGGATCTACTCACCACTTCCAGTCATGATTTGATGGTGTGTGTTGCATTCAAAGACAATTTGAAATCAGAGTTGAGCAGCCATAGCGGCCGAACTGGGGCGCATCGGCAGTGATCCAATTGTAATCgcatttcaaaacaactttCAAATATGATCtaaatcagatttttaaaacaaacaaacaaacaaacaaacaaaaaaaaaaaaactcaatttgGGCTGGCAGTCTGAACAAGGCCCAAATCACCCCTGCAGACACAGCCACAAAAGTTGGGTAATATTAAAAGCATCTGTCTGTATTAGGAGCAGACCTCATGCTACTGCCCACCTCTTCAGCAGTGTCTGAGTTCATTATTTCTATGTTCCTTTCAATAAGGATTTTTTAAGCCTTCATACCACCTTCATTTAATCTTAAGCAAAATCCCTGAGCCCAGTGTCACTCAGCAGATACCTTGTCTCCAACCTGTGGGTATCCTCCTCCCTCTAGGTCCTTGGTATGGTATGCCACAGTGAGCTTCACTCCACAGTCTTCATATGCAATCACTCCTTCCTCTGATTCCTACAGAGAGGCCAAAAAACCACATTATCTTCCCGATAATTGGCATCACCTACGCTTGATCCAGCTGGCCTCAGCCAAGGCCAGAGTCTCAATCAATGCTACACCTGTTTCTTAACAAAACTGGTGTAAGCTACAAATGTCTCACGATTCAATCGGATGATTTAAGTGTATTAGAGGATGGTGTGCAGACAGCCCACACGAGCATGTGATAGGCAACAGTGTTTGCAATgatttattgtgaagcagcctAGATGGTTAGCATTAGCCTAGTCTACTGCGACAGCTCTGAGTTACAGCCTACTACGAAGGGCTGCATAATTACAGATCACTATTGCAGCCTCATTGGGAACACTTCAGCAATACTCACATAATGTATACTTGTCTAAGTTATTCACAGTAATTGAATGAACCAATCACAGCATGCAATTTACTGTCATTATCATGTTAGGCATTTAATCCCAATAAAAGCTTTGGGGGTAGAAATTAAGATTGCCAGGCTGCTTGATCACAGAAAATAAGCACACTATTTTATGCTTCTTAATCTATTGTTATGCTCTTGCTGCCACTTCCAATTACTATAATCAGTTTGGGTGCAACAATATTTCTAAACTGTCTTGAAGTGCTAAAAAAGGAGCACAGAGAAACTGAGGCCAGGAAAGTAGTTCATTAAGTGACTATTCAAGGTGCTGCTTATATCATTTAGGGAGGACCAAAGGAAAATGAACGTTACTGAATTATGATACATATATTACTAAAGACACTGTTCCCAAAACCCATACTAGAAACTGGGACTATTGTTTCTttattaattgtgcagccctcaCTCACTCAATCAGTGATACAATGTTTGAGTGCATGTCTATGGGTTAAATGGTGATCAAATACCATGCTGTCAACTAATGAGGCAAAGGAGGCAATCAGCGGGCCAGAGGCCCACAGAGACCAACCTTTTCTACAACTTTAGCCTTGAAAAATAAGAGAAACAGAGACCCGTTAGACAACAAGGCTTGTCAACAACTTGTAAATCCAGTATTCTTACACTGCATGAGTTAGATTTTAGACTGTTCATAGACAGTCTAGGAATCAATCATTTCTTAGTCTAAATGTTAGTGAGATACACAGACAATTGTATGCGTTTGCCACACACTTGCCTACAATACAAGCATCTCTAGCATTTATTTGTGGGACTTTATTCATGTGACTTCATGCAGAAGGTCTCAGTCCTACCTTGTCTTTTTTCTAACCAACAAGGAGCATGAACAGGAGGTCGTCATTGGACGAGAAAGCAAAGAGGAAAATTAGAACTAAAACAGAAACTGGGAAGAGGGTTGATGTGATGGTGGTTGGGGATTGGGGTGGACTATGAAGCTATTGTTTCTGAATGCATTGGGGGTATTTTTATGTAGAATATTTGTCATAATGGTGCACTATGGTACCTTTTCCTTGCCCTTGGTGGGACTGGTATTCTTGTTGGTGGTTGCCACAACTTCCTTCTCCACCACACCCATAAAGCGCTGCTCAGACTGGGTGTGGAAGGACACTGTGCCCTTGGGCAGCTTCTTAATGCGCACTGCATGGTTCCTCTGAGCTGACAGCATATCCTGGCAACAAGAGGAAGTTTGTTTCAGCTTGTTATCCCCAAAAGATTAAAATGTGCCTAATAAAAGTAGTAAGACAGAATACATACTTTTGTGAAAAGCTTATAAACAGGACCTACAGGCACAACAGTGAACTCCACTTCATCTGAGATGTGCAGTTGGCTTTCCTCCAGGACCTCACTAAAGTGAAAGAACATCCTGGCATCTCGATCCACACACTTAATAAAGCCAAACCCGTCACGTATAGCTGCAATCACCCCCTAGAAGAAGATTGGGTGACAGTTTGTGAAAAGGGATTCACTTCAGCTGACTGAATTTGGATGTCTCTTCCAATCACTAATTTCTCTTATATATATAGTGATGCATTACGTAATATAATTGACTACTTCAcgggaggaggaaaaaaaaacccatcactgattttttttttgtaatcctTACCATTTCACGGGTTTCCTTGGTGAAATTAAAGGTGTCTGGGAGGATGTCAATGTTGGTTGCCCTCTCCAGCTTGTCTCTGCGGTCGGTGGAAATGTTGAACTGGATGTGGTCTCCCTCCAGCAGGGTCACCTTGGACTTTGTGTCCTTCTCGCCAAATGGCAGCTCCTTGTCAGTGAAACCAATCCTGGCACTGATACGGCCCGGTAGAGGGTCATTCTGTGGAAGCAAAAATGAAAGATTAGTCTAAGTTGTACGTCACGTTCTTGGTTGATGGGTCACAGGTCCATGATTTACAGAAGGCCTCCTAAAAAACATAATTCACCTCGCCGCACCAGTAATCTACTTGCCTGATTCTTGGTGGGAACCTTGGGAATGACCTTGACGACAGTGCCTTCAAACTGCTCAATGCTGATATCCTCAAAGATGACTGTTCCTTGGGGGAGCAGCCTTACATCTGTGGCTACCTCTTTACCCTGTGGCCACAagaatataaaatgtaaacaatgttAAGCAAACACAATCAGGCAGGATATAGAAGACATAGGTGTCAAAGCTGGTCAAGATCTATCCACAGTTCAAAATTTACTCAGGTATTTATGGATGGTGGAGCTAAATAAGCTTGTGAACACctacatttctgtctttgattgTGAACTCTACGTCATCTCCAGCCTGCAGAGCCTCCAGATCACCCTTGAACTCGCTGTAGTGAAAGAAGATCTCCTTCACCACATCAGCCCTCTCAATAAAGCCAAAAGCCTCCTGAAAAGATTGTAATGTATTTTAGTAAACATTTAATTCTTTTCATGTGTATAGTTGGAAGTGTAGTATGAAACCAGATATAATAATGCTGGGCTATCCAACATCATACATAAGGCTGTTTGCTACAAACCCTGCCCCTTTTGCAAACAAGCTAGTTGCTAGGTGTGTAAATCCAGGGCTGTGTGTACAGCTTGTGGATAGTGCATTTAGTGTTGCATTTTAGTGAGGTCAGCTATGACAAAGACAACCATAATCTGTCTAACCTGTTTAATATAACAGGTCCATGTGATGATTTTAGCCCTTACCTTTGTAGCACATACCACACCCTGGCACCTCATTTGCTTCTTCTTCACCAGCTGAATGTTCCGAGCACTGACTGCACCAGTACTGCAATACAAGAAATATTAATTATAAAATTAAGTGAAAACTGGAAATTATTAAGACAATGCTGACATGGTGTAAAGACTTACTGCTTGTTGGTTTCCATAtaaaagctgactttgtcaccaGTGTCCAGGTGGATATTTCCCTCCACATCATCAGGGGTGTAGGTAAGGTAGAACACTTCCTGTGGAAAGTCAAAACAGTGGCAAACTTTTTAAAGGGTTGTGGACACACCTATTGACACAGAGCTATTCTGACTTAAggttatttttaaatctttatatGGTCATGCTCCATCTCCGTTTAATACATTTGTTACAAGACACTAGCACACTAATAGAGTCAACACACTGGCCTTAACAAACAGTAACTGCCGCATTGCATTACGCAAAACTGAATATGGCTGCCATCAGTCCTTTCTGTTAAAGGAGCAAAACCACAGATCTGTCTACCAACTGAATTGAAAATGCAAcacaattttaatgttttaagagGAGGTATTGAATCATGGCTAAAAGAGAAAGAACAacaggcccgtttccaccgcaggaacttcggggtaattttacggggccgttggttcgtgtctccaccgcaggaaccaccctgaaggacagagttccggagcttttacaggggctaaacaaatccctgcctcggagtaggtattcagaacggccccgaaaaactcctggctggggcttggggtttacttggtgctgattagatatactcaaggcggaatgtgacgtcaacagaaagcgacaaaatagccagcatttttaaaactcagcagatgaGGAGTCGTCCATAGCTTCCACCACCATGTAAACGAAGAGACACGCCAGAAACCCAGCAACCACCTCAGCTCCTTCCATGTTGATAATCGTCTTTCTTATGTCTAGTTTCTTCCTATTATTTCTGCTGCGTACTTCTGCTtcttatttgttgttgttgttcttttttgtttctttgccgcatcgcccggtcaaaatggtcgcgcaacaattacgtcacatccagagaccggtaactttacaggaaccttcctcctactccgcacTGTCAGTGGAGACACGTcagttgagagggccgagcgagaagacattcctgtaaagttcctgccccccaaatagtaccaggaacttcttcagtggaaacgggcctattatTCCACTATATGCGCAcctgaattttcattttgtgttatgTATTTCTGTACATGGATTATTAGGGTGTGTTTTTGCGTGTGTATTTGGGgatgtattttcttttgtttttttctgtttcaactTGTAAAAGCCTCCAATGGACAGGTGTTCAAATTTGCGTTCCGCTACAAACActaagatagatagatagatagatagatagatagatagatagatagatgctGCGGAGGCTCAAGATGCTACATTTACCCAGTCACCGTGTGTGCCTGGATTGAACACATGCAGACTCTGAGCTCTCCACAGCATGTGGTTGCATATCATTGACATACATCATCATAAATCATAACGTGGAAGCAGTTGTAAGTAGGTATTTAGCAAAACCGAGCCAGGCATGGAACAAGTAATTGAGTGCTCTTTGTAAAAATCCCCAAGAGTGGAAGGATAAAAATTTGAATGACAATCTGCATTTTGTTAATCGAGCATGCTGTTGTCCATGCCACTTACCCCATTTCTTTCATAACAAACACTGCCAGTGGGCACCTGGCCGGGAGCAGATTTTCCATCCAGGTGCACGGGGATTGCTGAGACAACCTGCAGAAAAAGGAGGAAATGACAAATGGAGGCCATTAACGCACTGCTTTGCCAATCGTAGGTAGACAGTCCATTAGTAATTATATAGCCCAATTCAAATATCTCTGGACATGTGATGGAtgaaatggctgaatttcaaatGTCACAGTAACGAGTATATCAAGTGTCACAAATGTGGTGAACTTCCCGCAGGTTGCGCTTCTGTGTGAGATCTGTATATACTGTCAGGCCCCTTAACAGCCTCAGGCATGTTGATGACCTGACTGAACAGCTTAGTGAGTGAATGAATCAGTGTACGTGTCGAGTCACATTGTCCTCTATATGCAGACCTAGATGTATCATGTGTATGCATTACAAGACAAGCAGCATCACTTGCATGTTATCAACTATACATCAACAAAGAGCCAAGCACCAAAGTCTGTCATGGCACAGTTCTGTCGTCCCCTGCTGACCTTAATGATGCAGTGTATGGCTCATTTGACTCTTTATAGACCTGTACCAGACGGGTACACGTAAGATTTGTTTTGGATTGAGAAACTAACCAACTGCTGTGCTATACTAGTTGCTGTGAGCATTCAGAGAGAAATTAGTGCGCCCATTGGGCAATTTCATTAATTACATGACCATATTTGTTCTATGGACATTCAGCACCTCCAGCAAACATGCAGGTCAGCGCAAAAAGCAAATCTGAAATTCAAATATATTCCAAATCTTgatgggaatttttttttcttcttactttGATGCAGGATAAGAGGGGGATCACATTTAAGAGTTTACTTACAATTCATCCCCTGCCCAAAACACACAATGGGCAATATCAAATGTTATATTGACAGACAACgacaaaaccaaaaataaaatggtgTTCCTTAACTGGATGAATATAACCATGCAGCACAGTAAAGGGAAAGGCGTGCAGGTCTGGCCCCACCTGGCCCGAGATGCGCTCCTCTGGCAGCACCTCTGGCTTTATCTTTAGCAGCTTCACTGCTATGGGCTTGCCAGTGCGCCTGTCAGAGGAAACCTCAAACTCTACATCATCTGAGGAGAGAGAAGCAAACACTTAGCAGACTTCAAATGAGGGACAACGTAATTTCAGGACTGTAACtcaagtgtttttctttactACAAGTTCTAGAGGTTAAGTATTTATGAGTAGCGTACAGGTACAGGGCCTCTCACCTCCTATTTTAAGCTCCTGCAGGTTGCCATTGTACTGAGAGCAGTGGAAGAAGAGACGGGCCTGGCGTTCGGAGCACTGGATGAACCCGTAGGAAGTCAGGAGCTTTTCCACCACACCAGTCTCTCTAATGCCGGGCCCTGTGCCGTTGGCGTACGCAGTGTGTCCATTGTTATGGAGCATGCCAGGGTCAAAACTCATCTGGGGAAGAAGAGACAAGTGTTAAAAAGCATCCAGTAGTGGATCATGAACCAGattgttaaaaataaagtggGACGCAGTTTAATGCAGTGTTTGATGCCAAccttaaaaaaacccaaacaaacaaacaaacaaaaaaaaccacttcAAACATGCAGGTACAGCAAACTTCAGGAGGAAGTGGGGAGGAGTAATTATAAAGCAACAGTAAAGCTACATCAGAGTCATCTTGGGCTATCTGGCCATCAACGGAGGGGAACACACGATGATAGTGCGTGATAGAATTTTAGGATAATATCTAACATTGActagaaaaaacaaagaatgaATAAACACAATAAGGACACTTTATGGCGCTTGCTGGTGTCATTACAAGTGTCATGCACCTCCAGTTAAAATTCACTGAATTTGTTGAGTGATTTTAGTCTCAAATCAGCTACGCACTGACAAAACTTTCATGCAATTCTAGTTAGACAAACACTAAACATCACATCAAATCtcccaaccaaccaaccaaccaaccaaccagttggaaaatcaataaaaactcGCTGATCAAAATCTGCCACTACACCCTGGTCACTTCCTTTTTACGCAATTACAAACCATGCTGTTAGCAAAAGTgacatgacacaacagcagctcacaGGGCTGTTAAGTCAGTGTGGGCACCGCCGAACATGCCCTCTTACTGATCTCTGATACAAAGGAGTCCGCTTGTGTTTTTTACTTCCTGGGTGGGGATGGCAAGAGACGGAGGAGGAGCGGGGGATAGGCATGGGACCAGTAGAGGTAGATGGGGCAGAGCCAGTGTTGCGAGCCACTGGAGGTTCAGATGAGCCTCTTTCCATTTCTGACACTGGGGATAGGACTTGTATCTGCTGTTGGGAGGAGGCAACAGCTTTGAAAAGGAGGACAAtcagtgtttaatttttttttttccccctttcttCAAATGAACCTTACCCAGATTTCTCAAGTGGTTACCATGCAAAACCAGTTGTTATCCCGTATTATGTTATAAAATACTGTATTATCTACTTGACCTCAATAATCTGCCATTATTTCACACAACACCCAGTGTATGCCCATGCACCAATTTTTGGAGGCCCAACATGTATACATTTTGCAATATACTACATGTTCTTGTATCCAAAAGGTTTTTCTAATGCCATTTGAGCTCATCACAACCACCAATACTTACATCCTGACACCTTGACACCAGTCACAAGAAAACCACAAGGCCACCTCTTACCAATGGATCTGCTACCGTGACAACCTCACGTTGCGGCATCAATTGATAGCACTAATCGATGCTTGAAAATACTAGTTTAACCAAACAGGAATGGCTCTACAGAGAAGGCGGCAGACTAAAAACTGAAAAGATTAGGCTAACCAACCGGCCAGTTAAGGTGAAGTGGTTTAGGTGCAGTGCCGCGAATGTTACTCAAGGTCGAGTAAAATAAAACTACTGAAGATGGAGGatcagaaaatgcaaatgacaaGTCAAATAGCGGTGCTTCTACAGTGGACAGAGAGTTGGTGATGGGTTATGGGTTATGAGGGGGGTCCCAGAGCAGCCTCTTCTGTTAGGCCCTGAACTGCACTACGGCAATGAGCTACTCTTAATATGCTGCATATAGACGTCATTTATCCTTTAGCATCCTTAAATACAGGACATTAAAGGCCTGAGTCCACAGGGCCTCATGCCTGAGTGTTTGGTTGCCCTTGAGGCTATAATTCTGGAAGCTAACatcctgggaaaaaaaacttttggtCTCAGAGATAATGAAGGATTTTAGTTCAAAGCTGATGGGTTAGTACTTTTAAATACTACCCATTTAACTGATTACAGTTTTTAACTACATACCAGAGCCAACTGGTATGCAGTTTAGGTTGTATTCTTATTGCCTTGAATCGAGTGAAGTTATGTACAAGCATTTAAGTAGCCCAACATAATTTGGTCGTATCATGGGCCGACTAAGGTTTTACTAGACGCAAAGTAAA harbors:
- the csde1 gene encoding cold shock domain-containing protein E1 isoform X8 yields the protein MERGSSEPPVARNTGSAPSTSTGPMPIPRSSSVSCHPHPGSKKHKRTPLYQRSMSFDPGMLHNNGHTAYANGTGPGIRETGVVEKLLTSYGFIQCSERQARLFFHCSQYNGNLQELKIGDDVEFEVSSDRRTGKPIAVKLLKIKPEVLPEERISGQVVSAIPVHLDGKSAPGQVPTGSVCYERNGEVFYLTYTPDDVEGNIHLDTGDKVSFYMETNKHTGAVSARNIQLVKKKQMRCQGVVCATKEAFGFIERADVVKEIFFHYSEFKGDLEALQAGDDVEFTIKDRNGKEVATDVRLLPQGTVIFEDISIEQFEGTVVKVIPKVPTKNQNDPLPGRISARIGFTDKELPFGEKDTKSKVTLLEGDHIQFNISTDRRDKLERATNIDILPDTFNFTKETREMGVIAAIRDGFGFIKCVDRDARMFFHFSEVLEESQLHISDEVEFTVVPDMLSAQRNHAVRIKKLPKGTVSFHTQSEQRFMGVVEKEVVATTNKNTSPTKGKEKESEEGVIAYEDCGVKLTVAYHTKDLEGGGYPQVGDKVEFSINEVKRTGQQSAVSIRVLNRNASNAKRLLGFVATLKDNFGFIETANHDQEIFFHYSEMCGDLESLELGDTVEYTLSKGKGNKVSAEKVTKVAAVNGISEDVGATVMMGKVIRPLRSVDPSQTEYQGLIEVTEEGATKGQNYPFGIMGMSNKADCLQKGELVKFQVCTVAQTGQKMACYVVPQRRAMVECVKDQFGFITYEVGESKKLFFHVKEVQDGLELQTGDEVEFSVVLNQRTGKCSACNVRRVSEGPKPVVTPRPDRLVNRLKSITLDDASAPRLVIVRQPRGPDNSKGFNVERKTRQPGVID
- the csde1 gene encoding cold shock domain-containing protein E1 isoform X6; the encoded protein is MERGSSEPPVARNTGSAPSTSTGPMPIPRSSSVSCHPHPGSKKHKRTPLYQRSMSFDPGMLHNNGHTAYANGTGPGIRETGVVEKLLTSYGFIQCSERQARLFFHCSQYNGNLQELKIGDDVEFEVSSDRRTGKPIAVKLLKIKPEVLPEERISGQVVSAIPVHLDGKSAPGQVPTGSVCYERNGEVFYLTYTPDDVEGNIHLDTGDKVSFYMETNKHTGAVSARNIQLVKKKQMRCQGVVCATKEAFGFIERADVVKEIFFHYSEFKGDLEALQAGDDVEFTIKDRNGKEVATDVRLLPQGTVIFEDISIEQFEGTVVKVIPKVPTKNQNDPLPGRISARIGFTDKELPFGEKDTKSKVTLLEGDHIQFNISTDRRDKLERATNIDILPDTFNFTKETREMGVIAAIRDGFGFIKCVDRDARMFFHFSEVLEESQLHISDEVEFTVVPVGPVYKLFTKDMLSAQRNHAVRIKKLPKGTVSFHTQSEQRFMGVVEKEVVATTNKNTSPTKGKEKKKDKAKVVEKESEEGVIAYEDCGVKLTVAYHTKDLEGGGYPQVGDKVEFSINEVKRTGQQSAVSIRVLNRNASNAKRLLGFVATLKDNFGFIETANHDQEIFFHYSEMCGDLESLELGDTVEYTLSKGKGNKVSAEKVTKVAAVNGISEDVGATVMMGKVIRPLRSVDPSQTEYQGLIEVTEEGATKGQNYPFGIMGMSNKADCLQKGELVKFQVCTVAQTGQKMACYVVPQRRAMVECVKDQFGFITYEVGESKKLFFHVKEVQDGLELQTGDEVEFSVVLNQRTGKCSACNVRRVSEGPKPVVTPRPDRLVNRLKSITLDDASAPRLVIVRQPRGPDNSKGFNVERKTRQPGVID